The following are encoded in a window of Shewanella psychrotolerans genomic DNA:
- a CDS encoding glycoside hydrolase family 97 protein, producing the protein MKSILPMTLSLLCLAANTAYGNDYQVHSPDQQIAVTISLNDNQLSYQIDKNNAIVLAPSSLGLSLADRHFYQNFTQLTASDISIISEDYQLFTGKQSQVHYQANQRQFYLLNDKDQKLAITFRVSDDGVAFRYSALADESASDSDSVKTITKEHTSFQLPSHSKAWLQPIAEAQTGWANTNPSYEEHYLMEIDVDQPSPSPAGWVFPALFNTSKAQIDEKQQVWLAITEAGVKSYHHASRLEAQSPNGNYHIGQPQAAEVFTHQGLLTTGKLPLDTPWRVLALGSLAQVANSTLGTDLAEPAQTFATNFIKPGVASWSWGLLKDDSITFPVQKQFIDHAADMHWQYALVDVNWDKNIGDKKLAQLVEYANSKHVGVFVWYNSSGDWNTTEYSPKSQLLTKTTRQKAFAKLQAVGVKGVKIDFFSGDGQSMMQYYHDILDDAAKYQLLVNFHGTTLPRGLQRTYPNLLTSEAVRGFEMITFFQNAADKQASHCAMLPFARNLFDPMDFTPTTFNEIPSIKRKTTNGFELALPIIFISGIQHIVETPGGIKTVPTYVKQFLRQLPVQWDESRYIAGTPGKLAVFARRSGNLWYIAGINGENSAKTVNLDLSFLAGKTAYAIKSDGDRGFSDQNIVITTTTKVTLAGNDGFVMRIEN; encoded by the coding sequence ATGAAGTCGATATTGCCAATGACATTGTCGTTACTTTGTTTAGCCGCCAACACCGCTTATGGCAACGATTATCAAGTTCACAGTCCAGATCAACAAATAGCCGTCACCATTAGCTTGAACGATAATCAACTCAGCTATCAAATTGATAAAAACAACGCCATTGTTTTAGCACCTTCGTCACTAGGGCTGAGCTTAGCTGATAGACATTTTTATCAAAACTTTACCCAGCTCACAGCCTCTGATATCAGCATAATCTCAGAAGATTATCAGCTGTTTACCGGCAAGCAATCACAAGTACACTATCAGGCTAATCAGCGCCAGTTTTATCTGCTCAATGATAAAGACCAAAAGTTAGCGATCACCTTCAGGGTCTCTGATGATGGCGTAGCCTTTCGCTATAGCGCGCTTGCAGATGAATCAGCAAGCGACAGCGACAGCGTCAAAACCATCACCAAAGAACATACCAGCTTCCAGCTTCCGAGCCATAGCAAAGCCTGGTTACAGCCTATCGCCGAAGCACAAACAGGATGGGCAAACACCAACCCTTCCTATGAAGAACACTACCTCATGGAGATAGATGTTGATCAACCTTCTCCCTCTCCTGCTGGTTGGGTATTCCCCGCCCTGTTTAATACTTCAAAAGCACAAATCGACGAAAAACAGCAAGTTTGGCTCGCCATTACCGAAGCAGGGGTTAAAAGTTATCACCACGCCTCTCGTCTTGAGGCACAATCGCCCAATGGCAATTATCACATCGGCCAACCTCAAGCGGCCGAAGTGTTCACCCATCAAGGATTGTTGACTACGGGAAAATTACCACTGGACACCCCTTGGCGGGTGCTAGCACTAGGTTCATTAGCACAAGTGGCCAATTCAACCCTAGGAACCGATCTGGCTGAGCCCGCTCAAACCTTTGCCACTAACTTCATCAAACCCGGTGTCGCGTCCTGGAGCTGGGGACTACTCAAAGATGATTCCATCACTTTCCCAGTGCAGAAACAATTTATCGATCATGCTGCCGACATGCACTGGCAATACGCCTTAGTGGATGTTAATTGGGATAAGAACATTGGCGATAAAAAGTTAGCTCAGCTGGTTGAATATGCAAACAGCAAACACGTGGGAGTATTTGTTTGGTATAACTCCTCGGGGGATTGGAACACCACGGAGTATAGTCCCAAGAGCCAATTATTGACGAAAACGACTCGTCAGAAGGCGTTTGCTAAGCTACAAGCTGTGGGCGTAAAAGGCGTTAAAATCGACTTTTTTTCCGGTGATGGTCAATCTATGATGCAGTATTATCACGATATTTTAGATGATGCAGCGAAATATCAACTGTTGGTCAATTTTCACGGCACCACTTTACCACGCGGTCTACAACGCACTTACCCTAACCTGCTCACGTCTGAAGCGGTAAGAGGCTTTGAGATGATCACCTTCTTCCAGAATGCCGCAGATAAACAAGCTAGCCACTGTGCGATGCTGCCTTTTGCCAGAAATTTGTTTGATCCCATGGACTTTACCCCAACAACATTTAATGAAATCCCTAGTATCAAACGTAAAACAACCAATGGGTTTGAACTAGCCTTACCCATTATTTTTATTAGTGGTATTCAACACATAGTCGAGACACCCGGTGGAATAAAAACGGTTCCCACCTATGTAAAACAGTTCTTGCGCCAATTACCAGTGCAATGGGATGAATCCCGCTATATTGCCGGTACGCCTGGTAAACTCGCGGTATTTGCCCGCCGCAGTGGCAACTTGTGGTATATCGCAGGTATTAATGGTGAAAACAGCGCTAAAACAGTTAACTTAGATCTCAGTTTTTTAGCGGGTAAAACTGCCTATGCCATCAAAAGTGATGGCGATCGAGGCTTTTCGGATCAAAACATCGTTATAACAACAACGACTAAAGTAACACTTGCTGGTAACGATGGATTTGTCATGCGTATAGAAAATTAA
- a CDS encoding TonB-dependent receptor, with amino-acid sequence MFKRTLVSMAVASSLLITQQVYAEEEVNTDDIEVIQVTGIRGSLNKSISLKKENVQVVDAIVAEDIGKFPDNNVVEALQRVTGVQTTDRNAGEVNTVTIRGLTDVTTTINGREMFTAAGRTLAVADIPAALLQSVAVYKTRSASQLESGIAGQLDVLTQRPFYFDGAKFMINARGVYQDQADKTDPIVSALLSNRWDTGQGEFGALLNLSYARTNYRDQSVTAGAAVPFRADNLERMFPDGYGWEPGLEGGLSTTPGSTITDLATGEEVEYLLSRDAMFQNDYTGERERPAVNLSLQWAPNNTSEYVFEAFYNGYRNESQNDLLFSFADWWGNLPSTPPVVYEGTNIIKSRGIGSPYSFTSGDVTKETTDSYMFALGGKWDVGEDTVIKSEIVYQTSEFETEFMAMRTDTTLPYVEFDFNADDGVPAWDVLDREGGQSVDLTDVSMWNTAQVYDNGGKNEGDALTYTLDADIYLDNGFFTSAKVGMRYDLRTAKEYARDVEGEYRSALSSLDPSMVKTITDFYDGGASVPTSWVGINGKALMKNRDLYRELSGFNDLVLEQTFDIEQTTWSLYAQTDFETELGGNILDGQFGVRYVNAEADMTFFNIDGGEGEEASTDSTNSSSKLLPSLVLRYYITDDLIARFAYTETLRRPEFTQLNSFLRLREDVTNKGYGDGSGGNANLKPVESVNYDLSLEYYFGEGSSVYGTYFYRDIEGFVYDSLRRVTVDNKDYIVTMPDNSSNGVLKGFELGGVYFLENVPEWADGFGIQASATFLDSSQDLPEYAEDGSLIGYSTREMFGVSDTSFSGVLIYEKEDFSARLSYVWRDAFLAYYEAPSFANPRGVYRRPEQSLDFQFSYDITDDLVISFDATNLTNETFQQYYEYEDHFNLSNSIYSRTFGLGLRYTF; translated from the coding sequence ATGTTCAAACGCACATTAGTTAGTATGGCTGTAGCTTCATCGCTACTTATCACACAACAAGTCTACGCAGAAGAAGAGGTAAATACTGATGACATTGAAGTCATTCAAGTTACTGGTATCCGAGGAAGCTTAAATAAATCGATATCTTTGAAAAAAGAGAACGTGCAGGTTGTTGATGCAATCGTTGCAGAAGATATTGGTAAATTCCCAGACAACAACGTAGTAGAAGCACTACAACGTGTTACAGGGGTTCAAACGACTGACCGCAACGCTGGTGAAGTTAACACTGTTACCATTCGTGGTCTAACTGATGTAACCACAACCATTAACGGTCGCGAAATGTTTACCGCAGCCGGCCGAACCTTAGCAGTTGCAGATATTCCTGCGGCTCTACTTCAGAGCGTAGCAGTTTATAAAACCCGTTCAGCTAGCCAGCTTGAAAGTGGTATTGCGGGTCAATTAGATGTTCTTACTCAACGTCCGTTTTATTTTGACGGCGCAAAATTTATGATTAACGCCCGCGGCGTATATCAAGATCAAGCTGACAAAACCGATCCAATTGTTAGTGCATTATTGTCTAATCGTTGGGATACTGGACAAGGTGAGTTTGGCGCCTTACTAAACCTCTCTTATGCTCGCACAAACTACCGCGACCAAAGCGTAACAGCAGGTGCGGCAGTCCCATTTCGCGCTGATAACTTAGAACGAATGTTCCCTGATGGATATGGCTGGGAACCAGGTCTGGAAGGTGGTCTATCGACTACACCAGGTTCAACGATTACCGATTTAGCTACTGGTGAAGAAGTTGAATATTTACTCTCTCGTGATGCCATGTTCCAAAATGACTATACCGGTGAACGTGAACGTCCAGCAGTAAATTTATCGTTACAGTGGGCACCGAACAATACTTCTGAGTACGTATTTGAGGCTTTCTATAACGGTTATCGTAATGAAAGCCAAAATGACCTGCTGTTCTCGTTTGCTGACTGGTGGGGCAACCTTCCATCGACACCACCTGTAGTCTACGAAGGCACTAACATTATCAAGTCTCGTGGAATTGGATCGCCATATTCGTTCACTAGTGGTGATGTTACCAAGGAGACCACTGATAGCTACATGTTCGCCTTAGGCGGTAAGTGGGATGTTGGTGAAGACACTGTTATTAAGTCCGAAATCGTTTATCAAACCAGTGAGTTTGAAACTGAGTTCATGGCAATGCGTACTGATACTACGCTGCCTTATGTTGAATTTGATTTCAACGCTGACGATGGTGTACCTGCATGGGATGTTTTGGATCGAGAAGGTGGTCAATCAGTAGATCTAACAGACGTATCAATGTGGAATACTGCGCAAGTATATGATAATGGCGGGAAAAATGAAGGTGATGCGCTGACATATACTTTAGATGCTGATATTTACCTTGATAACGGCTTCTTCACTAGCGCAAAAGTGGGTATGCGTTATGACCTACGTACCGCCAAAGAGTATGCACGTGATGTAGAAGGTGAATATCGTTCTGCTCTAAGTTCACTTGATCCAAGTATGGTGAAGACCATTACTGACTTCTACGATGGTGGCGCCAGTGTGCCAACAAGTTGGGTTGGTATCAATGGTAAAGCACTGATGAAGAATCGTGACTTATATCGTGAACTGTCCGGCTTTAACGACCTAGTTCTAGAACAAACTTTTGACATTGAGCAAACCACTTGGTCACTCTATGCGCAAACTGACTTTGAAACAGAGCTAGGTGGAAATATTTTAGATGGTCAATTCGGTGTACGTTATGTTAACGCCGAAGCGGATATGACCTTCTTTAACATTGATGGCGGAGAAGGAGAAGAAGCATCCACCGATTCAACCAACAGTAGTAGCAAACTATTGCCAAGTTTGGTGCTGCGTTATTATATCACTGATGATTTAATCGCTCGCTTTGCTTACACAGAAACGTTGCGCCGTCCAGAATTCACCCAGTTAAATAGCTTTTTACGCCTTCGTGAAGACGTAACCAATAAAGGCTATGGTGATGGTTCTGGTGGTAACGCAAATCTTAAGCCTGTTGAATCTGTAAACTACGATTTATCACTTGAATATTACTTCGGTGAAGGTAGCTCTGTTTACGGTACCTATTTCTACCGTGATATTGAAGGTTTCGTATATGATTCACTTCGTCGTGTAACCGTTGATAATAAAGACTACATTGTGACCATGCCGGATAACTCATCAAACGGTGTGTTAAAAGGGTTTGAACTTGGTGGAGTATACTTCCTTGAGAATGTGCCAGAGTGGGCGGATGGTTTCGGCATCCAAGCCAGTGCAACTTTCCTAGATTCAAGCCAAGATCTTCCTGAGTATGCAGAAGATGGCTCTCTAATTGGTTACTCGACACGTGAAATGTTCGGTGTATCTGATACTTCATTTTCTGGTGTGTTAATTTATGAAAAAGAAGATTTCAGTGCCCGTCTGTCATATGTATGGCGTGATGCGTTCTTGGCTTACTATGAAGCACCTTCATTCGCGAACCCTCGTGGTGTATATCGTCGCCCAGAACAAAGCTTGGATTTCCAGTTTAGCTACGACATTACTGATGATCTAGTGATCAGCTTCGACGCGACTAACCTGACCAATGAAACGTTCCAGCAATACTATGAATATGAAGACCATTTCAACCTAAGTAACTCAATCTACAGCCGTACCTTCGGTTTAGGTCTACGTTATACCTTCTAA
- a CDS encoding LamG-like jellyroll fold domain-containing protein, translated as MKLNKLMLAMVGAIALAGCGSDDGQSGGVPPNPIAEIPQFPDPTINKDLLTFNDLGVHDPSVVKSGDTYYVFGSHLAAAKSIDLMNWSYITRTDNDVERIANDATDQNPLFDTMSTEMADAFEWTGPYFKGSWAADVIQLKDEKYYFYYNWCNNPDNADEAICHHRSFIGVAVADNVEGPYVNKGVFLRSGMTDQDIADGKGPEGVTSYDPATMPNAIDPDVFYDKDGQLWMSYGSYSGGIFILKMDEETAMPLPGQGYGKRLTGGNFHANEGSYVLYSPESDYYYLFTSIGGYDANGGYNIRVSRSVNPDGPYIDAAGNDMSTVYDSPEGFGNKLMGGFEFVAKTGDVGDSYGYLSPGHNSAYYDEKTGKHLLITHTRFPNRDEQHSIRVHEMFVNADGWLIASPQRYAPIDGDNIVDGVDLVGDYRFINLGKDTNKTAKQSVYISLTEDRLVKGAVSGTYLMYENEPNRITLDLGETGIFEGVLAWQWDEQLQKLVPTFSALSDDGVTVWGSQLENKSTSEVLEDIGSSITIPSEIKGGIISLPTEATRGATITWSSSNDAVIRPDGKVLRPNAGEGDQVVTLTATIMVNGEQVVKTYQVTVLARQIYNRIANYRFDNSLEDSLGLFDDGQPTGDRLFKTADNIEYAIGFDGQALSLDGAHGVLLPSGLISSNEYTVSFWANPTVNTKYTTAFFGAVDEYDVDESDDKTSDNWISFVPQSWDDNTMLWSNNTRDGVWFDGSAEERIPENSWSHMAFSFDKGLVKVYINGVEKFSGGNLRDFFTGNEGVFALGVNYWNTPFNGLIDEFNVYEASLTADEVKALDIDKLPDSELLASATEILDLGDLTAVKEDLDLPITGPYAASIVWTSSEPTIISETGKVTLPGREETDKQVTLTATLKLAGEMSTKVFTATVKSKAPPTPVAIFSFEDDLKDVSANFGAGNLVGDKIGVEGGSVTFEDGAVGKAVVLDGTSGIELPDNLIKDNTYAVSMWLNPTQLDKYVTALFGYASNTSWTSVLPGGQNDYEKMVVWSGETWFDGKTDYVMPTGEWTHLAYSVNDGNIKIYINGEEKFSGESFPDVFSVPTTKFAIGVNFWDTPFVGAIDELKFYDEAITAEYVVELFNEAQ; from the coding sequence ATGAAATTGAATAAGTTGATGTTAGCTATGGTTGGGGCCATAGCATTAGCTGGTTGTGGAAGTGATGATGGGCAGTCGGGGGGGGTGCCGCCAAATCCTATTGCAGAAATTCCACAATTTCCTGATCCTACAATTAATAAAGACCTTTTAACTTTTAATGACCTTGGGGTTCACGATCCATCAGTGGTCAAGTCTGGTGATACCTACTATGTATTTGGCTCTCACCTAGCAGCCGCTAAATCTATTGATTTGATGAATTGGAGCTACATTACTCGTACTGATAATGATGTTGAGCGTATTGCCAACGATGCCACTGATCAAAACCCATTGTTTGATACCATGTCTACCGAGATGGCTGATGCCTTCGAATGGACTGGGCCTTACTTTAAAGGTTCTTGGGCTGCAGATGTCATTCAGTTAAAAGATGAAAAGTACTATTTCTACTACAACTGGTGTAACAACCCAGATAATGCAGATGAAGCAATTTGTCATCACCGTTCATTTATCGGTGTCGCAGTTGCTGATAATGTTGAAGGTCCTTATGTCAATAAAGGCGTATTTCTTCGTTCAGGCATGACTGATCAAGATATCGCCGATGGTAAAGGCCCTGAAGGTGTGACCAGTTACGATCCTGCTACCATGCCTAACGCTATCGACCCTGATGTTTTTTATGATAAAGATGGTCAGCTATGGATGAGCTATGGTTCATATTCTGGTGGTATTTTCATTCTTAAAATGGATGAAGAAACTGCGATGCCATTACCAGGGCAAGGCTATGGTAAACGTCTGACTGGCGGTAACTTCCATGCCAATGAAGGCTCATATGTTCTCTATAGCCCTGAATCAGATTACTACTACTTATTCACTTCTATCGGCGGCTATGATGCTAACGGTGGTTACAATATTCGTGTATCTCGCTCTGTAAACCCCGATGGCCCTTATATTGATGCCGCAGGCAATGATATGAGTACCGTTTATGACTCACCCGAAGGTTTTGGTAACAAGCTGATGGGTGGTTTCGAGTTTGTAGCGAAAACCGGTGATGTGGGAGACTCTTATGGTTACCTTTCTCCTGGGCATAACTCCGCATATTATGATGAGAAGACTGGCAAGCATCTACTGATCACTCATACTCGTTTTCCTAATCGTGATGAGCAACATTCAATTCGTGTTCACGAGATGTTTGTTAACGCCGATGGTTGGCTAATTGCTTCTCCTCAACGCTATGCTCCGATTGATGGAGATAATATTGTCGATGGTGTTGATTTAGTTGGCGATTATCGCTTTATTAATTTAGGGAAAGATACCAATAAAACGGCTAAACAGTCCGTTTATATTAGCTTGACTGAAGATCGTTTAGTTAAAGGCGCCGTGAGCGGGACTTATCTCATGTATGAGAATGAGCCGAACCGCATTACCCTCGACCTTGGTGAAACGGGTATTTTTGAGGGGGTTCTCGCTTGGCAATGGGATGAGCAGTTACAAAAGCTGGTACCAACATTTAGCGCGTTATCAGATGATGGTGTTACCGTTTGGGGTTCTCAGCTTGAGAATAAGTCAACATCTGAAGTATTAGAAGATATTGGTTCGAGCATCACCATTCCTAGTGAAATTAAAGGCGGTATCATCTCTTTGCCAACCGAGGCAACTCGAGGGGCGACCATTACTTGGTCATCAAGTAATGATGCAGTTATCAGGCCCGACGGTAAAGTTCTTCGTCCTAATGCGGGTGAAGGCGACCAAGTGGTGACACTTACCGCTACCATTATGGTAAATGGTGAACAGGTTGTTAAAACCTATCAGGTGACTGTATTAGCAAGACAGATTTATAACCGTATTGCTAACTATCGTTTTGATAACAGCTTAGAAGATTCACTCGGATTGTTTGACGATGGTCAACCTACTGGGGATAGATTATTTAAAACAGCAGATAACATTGAATATGCTATAGGGTTCGACGGACAAGCATTGTCACTTGATGGTGCTCACGGTGTGTTATTGCCATCAGGACTTATCTCTAGCAATGAATATACCGTTTCATTTTGGGCTAACCCTACAGTGAACACCAAGTACACAACGGCATTTTTCGGTGCGGTCGATGAGTATGACGTTGACGAATCTGATGATAAGACATCAGATAATTGGATAAGCTTTGTACCTCAGTCATGGGATGATAATACTATGCTGTGGAGCAATAATACCCGAGATGGTGTCTGGTTTGATGGCTCTGCTGAAGAACGAATTCCTGAGAATAGCTGGTCCCATATGGCATTCTCCTTTGATAAAGGGTTAGTGAAAGTTTATATCAATGGTGTCGAGAAATTCAGTGGTGGTAATTTAAGGGATTTCTTTACCGGGAATGAAGGCGTATTTGCCCTCGGTGTTAACTACTGGAATACACCTTTCAATGGTCTGATTGATGAGTTTAACGTATATGAAGCTAGCTTAACGGCCGATGAAGTTAAAGCGCTTGACATTGATAAGTTACCAGATAGCGAATTATTGGCTTCCGCGACTGAAATTTTAGATCTTGGCGATTTAACGGCGGTAAAAGAAGATCTAGATCTGCCGATAACGGGACCATATGCCGCTTCCATCGTATGGACATCGTCAGAGCCTACCATTATTAGCGAAACGGGTAAGGTAACTCTGCCTGGACGTGAGGAAACCGATAAACAGGTGACGTTAACGGCGACATTGAAATTGGCTGGTGAGATGAGCACGAAAGTGTTTACCGCAACCGTTAAGTCTAAAGCGCCGCCAACACCTGTTGCAATCTTCAGCTTCGAAGATGACCTTAAAGATGTTAGCGCTAATTTTGGTGCGGGCAACCTCGTAGGTGATAAAATTGGTGTTGAAGGTGGTAGTGTTACCTTCGAAGATGGTGCCGTGGGCAAAGCGGTAGTACTCGATGGTACATCGGGCATTGAGTTACCGGATAACCTGATCAAAGATAATACCTACGCTGTGTCGATGTGGTTGAATCCTACTCAACTAGACAAGTATGTTACTGCATTATTTGGTTATGCGAGTAATACCAGCTGGACGAGTGTGTTACCTGGTGGTCAAAATGACTATGAGAAAATGGTAGTGTGGTCTGGTGAAACTTGGTTTGATGGAAAAACTGATTATGTGATGCCAACAGGTGAATGGACCCATTTAGCCTATAGCGTCAACGACGGTAACATCAAAATATATATTAATGGTGAAGAAAAGTTCTCTGGTGAGAGTTTCCCAGACGTCTTCTCTGTTCCTACGACCAAGTTTGCTATCGGAGTTAACTTCTGGGATACACCGTTTGTTGGTGCTATCGATGAACTCAAATTCTACGATGAAGCTATCACAGCGGAATATGTAGTCGAATTATTTAATGAAGCTCAATAA
- a CDS encoding SMP-30/gluconolactonase/LRE family protein, whose amino-acid sequence MTSVTIGSLITTVKAGNTLGEGVFWDQQTQSIWWTDIEDASIFQYMIDTKQLKAYSMPYRVGCFALIKDDPRLIVAFDRGIALYDLNSAEIEWLAEPEEHLPCNRFNDGRVDRQGRFWAGTMVDEHSRHVMSAFDSEPSIATLGALYCVDHYARCQKMLTGIGTANSLCWSPDSQYMYHADSTKQQITRFDFDSEAVALKTPCCFATTEGHVFPDGSEVDADGYLWNAQWGGGKIVRYTPDGDIDISLSLPVSNPTSVAFGGKNLDWLIITSAKHGLSDQQLTLEPQAGDLFIYQLHGINGLAANRYLSKSRL is encoded by the coding sequence ATGACCTCTGTAACAATAGGCAGCTTGATCACAACGGTTAAGGCCGGAAATACGCTAGGTGAAGGTGTTTTTTGGGATCAGCAAACTCAATCTATTTGGTGGACCGATATCGAAGACGCATCAATTTTCCAATATATGATCGACACTAAACAGTTAAAAGCGTATTCAATGCCCTATAGAGTGGGATGTTTTGCGCTAATTAAAGATGACCCACGTTTAATTGTTGCTTTTGATAGAGGCATTGCTTTATATGATCTTAACAGTGCAGAGATTGAGTGGTTAGCCGAGCCAGAAGAACATTTACCTTGTAATCGTTTTAATGATGGTCGAGTCGATCGCCAAGGACGATTTTGGGCAGGTACTATGGTGGATGAACACAGCAGACATGTGATGAGCGCCTTTGATTCTGAACCCTCGATAGCGACGTTAGGTGCACTATACTGTGTTGATCATTATGCGCGTTGCCAAAAGATGTTAACCGGTATTGGTACTGCTAACAGCCTTTGTTGGAGTCCGGATAGTCAATATATGTATCATGCTGATTCTACCAAGCAGCAGATCACTCGTTTTGATTTTGATAGCGAAGCGGTAGCATTGAAGACCCCTTGTTGTTTTGCTACGACAGAGGGTCATGTTTTTCCCGATGGTTCAGAGGTCGATGCAGACGGTTATCTATGGAATGCACAGTGGGGCGGAGGCAAAATTGTTCGTTATACGCCAGATGGTGATATAGATATTAGCCTGTCGCTTCCTGTGAGTAACCCTACCAGTGTCGCGTTTGGCGGTAAAAATCTCGATTGGTTAATCATCACCAGTGCTAAGCACGGATTGTCAGATCAGCAGTTAACGCTTGAGCCTCAAGCTGGCGATCTATTTATTTATCAGTTACATGGCATTAATGGATTAGCGGCTAATCGTTACCTATCGAAATCACGTTTATAA
- a CDS encoding DUF3237 family protein, with translation MKKLTNYIVTLCFIATSMGQCIAQEQPPKSLNAELCFTIEANIGETIVMGDSVDGKRLSIPITGGRFYGDKLKGKLLAGGADYQVIRNDGVTSLHAVYMMQTDDGILINVINDGLLVPQAEDQAFYFRTSPHFIAPKGDYDWLNKAIFVAGVRGDAHKKNTVYIDVYKVN, from the coding sequence ATGAAAAAATTAACTAACTACATCGTCACATTGTGTTTTATTGCAACATCTATGGGTCAATGTATCGCTCAAGAGCAACCGCCGAAATCTTTAAATGCTGAACTTTGCTTTACCATTGAAGCCAATATTGGCGAAACGATTGTCATGGGGGACAGCGTCGACGGAAAACGCTTATCGATACCGATCACAGGAGGACGCTTTTATGGTGACAAATTAAAGGGAAAACTGCTTGCAGGCGGCGCAGATTATCAAGTTATTCGTAATGATGGCGTAACCTCTTTGCATGCTGTCTATATGATGCAAACCGATGACGGTATATTAATCAATGTCATAAATGATGGGTTGCTGGTACCTCAAGCGGAAGATCAGGCGTTTTATTTTCGCACATCCCCCCATTTTATCGCGCCAAAGGGTGACTATGACTGGTTAAACAAGGCCATTTTTGTGGCAGGCGTTCGAGGTGATGCTCACAAAAAAAATACGGTTTATATTGATGTCTATAAAGTGAATTAA